From the Polaribacter gangjinensis genome, the window CTTCAGTCGAAGATTTGATTTCAGCATCGTATTTCTTTTTATCATTTTTTGACAATTGCTCTTTGATTGTTGTTGCTGTATTTTTACTTTCAACCAATTGCTTTACAATTGCTGCCATTTTTTCTTGATGACTTTCCATGGTTTTGCTAGCATCGTATTTTTGATTGATTGCCTCTTCAGAAATTTGCAATCTTGGATCAAATCCAACTTTGATAGTTTGTTCAGATACCAACTCACCAAAACTCATTTTTAGTTTATAAACTCCTGGTTTTACCTCAACTCCTGAGGGTTCTCTTGATGAATTTCTGATACTTCTTGAAGCTCTATCAACACCTTTTTCATCCAAATTCCAAGTGGTTTTATGAATTCCACTTTCTTCAGGAGTTTTAAATTGTAAGGTTCTAATCAAACGTTTACCATCAAAAATTTCCAGTTTGATAGAATCTTGTTTTTCTTCCTTTTTAGCATCTTTTGGAATATTCAAATAGTATGAAATTTGTGCTCCGCCTTTTCTGTTTTCTCCTTGGTACATGGCATCTGCACCAAATCTACTTCCTGTAGGTTGTTGATAAGCAGCTTGATACGCTGTTGGTGGTTGAAAAAGCAACAATTTTTCCTGTAAGTTTTTACCTTTTGCAAGCGCTCTTAACGGTTTGATGTCGTCTAAAACCCAAGCTGCTCGTCCAAATGTACCAATGATTAAATCGTGTTCTCTTGGGTGAATTACCAAATCATTTACTGGAACTGTTGGAAAACCTTGTGTCCATTTTGTCCATTTTTTTCCTGCATCAATAGAAATGTATAATCCGTCATCAGTTCCTAAAAAGAGTAAGTTTTCATTTTCTGGATCTTCAATAATACTCAATGTAAAACTAGCTACATCATTTTCATCTACAATACGTTCCCACGTTTTTCCATAATTTTTGGTTCTGTACGCATAGGGTTTGTAGTTGAATCTTCTGTAATCATTGGCAACTAACAAAGCTTCACCTTTGTTTTTATTGGAAGCTTTGATTTGTGTTATCCAACTATTTTCTGGCAAATCTTTCAGATTTTTAGAAACATTTGTCCAATTTTTTCCACCATCATTGGTGATATGTACTTGACCATCATCAGTGGCAGCCCACAAAACATCTTTTTCGAGAATGGTTGGTTCAATCACTAAAATGGTACAGTGATTTTCAGCACCAGTTGCATCCATAGTTAATCCTCCACTTTCTCCTTGCTTTAGTTTTTCAGGATTATTGGTTGTTAAATCAGGAGATATTACTGTCCAAGTCAAACCTTTGTCAGTAGATTTATGTACAAATTGACTTCCAAAATACAAGGTATTATTATCAAAAGGATCAATATTGATGGCAGCATTCCAGTTGAAACGCAATTCAATTTTTGCATCTGGATGTGTAGGTTTTACAGAATAATTATTACCTGTCAAATAATCAAAACGAACCACACTTCCTTGCTGACTCATAGACCATCCATAACGTGCATCATCTCTGTCTGAAATTACATCAAAACCGTCACCAAAACTGATTTCTTGCCAGTATGAATTTCGAATTCCTTGTGCTTTCCAAACGTAGGCAGGACCTCTCCAAGAACCATTATCTTGCATTCCACCGTAAACATTGTAAGGAAACTCGTTATCAACATTGATGTGATAAAATTGTGCCACAGGAATATTGCCAATAAATCTCCAAGATTTTCCTCCATCTCTGGTGATATTTAAACCACCATCATTACCATCAATCATGAATTTTCCGTTTTTTGGATGAATCCACCAAGCATGATGATCAGGATGAACACCATTGTCAACGCCATAAGCAGGCATCAATTCTTTAAAATTTCTGCCTCCATCTTCTGAAACATTTACATAGGTGAATACAGAATACACGCGATTTTCATTTTGTGGATCAACATAAATTTCAGAATAGTAAAAAGGACGATTGCCAATATCATCTTTATCATTTACTTTTTTCCATGAAAAACCACCATCTTCACTTCTGTATAACGCATTTTTTTTTGCTTCAACCAAAGCATACACAATATCAGGATTTGAACGTGCAATAGCTACTCCAATTCTACCCAAATCTCCTTTTGGAAATCCTTCTTTATCAGTGATTTTTTTCCAATTTTCTCCTCCATCATGTGTTATGAATAAACCACTTCCTTCACCACCTGATTTAAAAAACCAAGGATCGCGTTTGTGTTCCCACATGGCAGCAATGATTTTATTTGGATTTGATGGATCTATAATCATATCAGCAACTCCCGATTTTTTATTGGTAAATAAAATTTGTTTCCAAGTTTTTCCACCATCCATAGTTTTATAAACACCACGTTCTTGGTGTTCTCCCCAAGGTGAACCAATTGCGCCTACATACACAACATCAGGATTTGTAGGATGAACGATGACTCTGTGAATGTGACGCGTTTTTTCTAAACCCATCAATTTCCATGTTTTTCCAGCATCCAAAGATTTATAAATTCCGAAACCACCATTCAAACTATTTCTTGGATTTCCTTCGCCAGTTCCTGCCCAAACTACACTCGGATTGGATTGTTGAATGGCAATTGCACCAATGGAAGCTGTGAGTTCTTTATCAAAAATAGGTTCCCATTTGATGCCTCCTGAAGTGGATTTCCAAATTCCTCCAGAAGCAGTTCCAACATAGATAATGTCAGGATTAGATTCTACTGCATCTATTGCTGTAACACGTCCAGACATTCCACCTGGACCAATATTTCTGGGTTTCATGTTTTTAACCAAATCCATGGAAAATTCCTGAGAAAAAGCCAAAGAACTTGTAAATAAAAATAAAATGAGAATTTTTTTCATTGTGTTTGATTTGAAAATTTGAATTAAGGCAACAAGATACAAAAATGTATATGTTTGGATAAAATATTTTTTTTGATAATAGTTTTAATAAGACACTAATTTCACAAATTACACGAATAAAAGGAAATTTTAATTTCAAAAAAAGGTTAGTCTATATTTATAGAGTTTTGAACAATTTGTGAAATTCGTATCAAAAAAAATGTCTGAACGTTTTTCAATATTTTATTTTCATTCCTACAAACTTTGATTATTTTTATCAAAATTTACAAAAATGAGTCAACAAGAAAAATTCTTTGAATACATCAATTCAGGTTATACAACCAAAGGCGATTTTATAAATTTGGGTGCTGCTATGTTGGGTGAACAAGCCATCACAAATGCATTTGTAAAAGTTCCTTTAAAAACCCTCAACAGACATGGTTTGATTGCAGGTGCAACAGGAACTGGAAAAACCAAAACCCTGCAAGTTTTAGCAGAAAATTTATCAGATAAAGGAATTCCTGTGTTATTGATGGATGTAAAAGGTGATTTATCTGGTTTGGCGCAACCAAGTACTGGAAATCCAAAAATTGATGAACGTCACAAAATCATTGGTTTTCCTTTTGAAGCAAAGAAATTTCCTGTTGAAATTTTAACGATTTCCAAACAAAATGGTACTAGAATTCGGGCTACAATTTCAGAATTTGGACCTGTTTTGCTCTCACGAATTTTAGATTTATCTGAAGCACAAGAGGGAATAATGGCAATTATTTTTAAATACTGTGACGATCATAAATTGCCTTTATTAGATTTGAAAGACTTTAAAAAAGTGTTGCAATTCATTACCAATGAAGGAAAAGAAGAACTAGAAGCTGAATATGGACGCATTTCTACGTCAAGCACTGGAGCTATTTTAAGAAAAATCATCGAAATTGAACATCAAGGAGGCGATTTGTTTTTTGGAGAAAAATCCTTTGAAGTTGATGATTTAACTAGAGTTGATGAAAATGGAAGAGGTATTATTTCGGTGTTGCGTTTAACAGATATTCAAGACAAACCCAAATTATTTTCCACATTTATGCTACAACTATTGGCAGAAGTGTATCAAACTTTTCCAGAACAAGGAGATAGTGACAGGCCTGAGCTTATCATTTTTATTGACGAAGCGCATTTGGTTTTTGAAGAAGCTACCAAAGCTTTACTAAATCAAATAGAAAGTGTGGTTAAATTGATTCGTTCAAAAGGCATTGGATTGTATTTTGTAACTCAAAATCCGAATGATGTTCCTGAAGATATTTTAGCACAATTAGGTTTAAAAATCCAACATTCTTTACGTGCTTTCACAGCAAAAGATAGAAAAGCTATCAAATTAGCAGCCGAAAATTATCCGAATTCAGAATATTATAACACAAGTGAAGTATTAACACAACTCGGAATTGGAGAGGCTTTCGTTTCTGTATTAAATGAAAAAGGAATTCCAACTCCATTAGCTAGAACCTTATTGCGAGCGCCCATGAGTAGAATGGATGTATTGACAGACAAGGAGTTAGCAGAGGTAATTAATAACTCGAAAATCATTCATAAATACAATCAAGAAATTGACAGAGAAAGTGCTTACGAATTATTAAACAATAAAATAGAAAGTAGTATTTTAGCTGCCGAAAAAGCAAAAAGAGAAGAAGAATTTCAAAAAGAGCGTGAAAAGTTCGAAAAAGAAAAAGCTAAACAAGCTTCAAAACCAACAACAAGAAGAAGTACAGCACAAGACCCATTAGTTAAAGTGTTGACAAGTGCTACTTTTGTAAGAGCTGTTTTTGGAGTTTTAGGCAAATTGATGAAATAAAAAAAATCGTACATCAACCAATTAAAAGGATTTAAAAAAA encodes:
- a CDS encoding WD40/YVTN/BNR-like repeat-containing protein; protein product: MKKILILFLFTSSLAFSQEFSMDLVKNMKPRNIGPGGMSGRVTAIDAVESNPDIIYVGTASGGIWKSTSGGIKWEPIFDKELTASIGAIAIQQSNPSVVWAGTGEGNPRNSLNGGFGIYKSLDAGKTWKLMGLEKTRHIHRVIVHPTNPDVVYVGAIGSPWGEHQERGVYKTMDGGKTWKQILFTNKKSGVADMIIDPSNPNKIIAAMWEHKRDPWFFKSGGEGSGLFITHDGGENWKKITDKEGFPKGDLGRIGVAIARSNPDIVYALVEAKKNALYRSEDGGFSWKKVNDKDDIGNRPFYYSEIYVDPQNENRVYSVFTYVNVSEDGGRNFKELMPAYGVDNGVHPDHHAWWIHPKNGKFMIDGNDGGLNITRDGGKSWRFIGNIPVAQFYHINVDNEFPYNVYGGMQDNGSWRGPAYVWKAQGIRNSYWQEISFGDGFDVISDRDDARYGWSMSQQGSVVRFDYLTGNNYSVKPTHPDAKIELRFNWNAAINIDPFDNNTLYFGSQFVHKSTDKGLTWTVISPDLTTNNPEKLKQGESGGLTMDATGAENHCTILVIEPTILEKDVLWAATDDGQVHITNDGGKNWTNVSKNLKDLPENSWITQIKASNKNKGEALLVANDYRRFNYKPYAYRTKNYGKTWERIVDENDVASFTLSIIEDPENENLLFLGTDDGLYISIDAGKKWTKWTQGFPTVPVNDLVIHPREHDLIIGTFGRAAWVLDDIKPLRALAKGKNLQEKLLLFQPPTAYQAAYQQPTGSRFGADAMYQGENRKGGAQISYYLNIPKDAKKEEKQDSIKLEIFDGKRLIRTLQFKTPEESGIHKTTWNLDEKGVDRASRSIRNSSREPSGVEVKPGVYKLKMSFGELVSEQTIKVGFDPRLQISEEAINQKYDASKTMESHQEKMAAIVKQLVESKNTATTIKEQLSKNDKKKYDAEIKSSTEVIKKIDDLIAIYLGKVDERQGITRNPEVTVSQRFGTAFSYIRSRFGNQTDTEKQLVNQFLDAFKNAISKTNAFFNSDWIAYKNATDGIIISPFKEFKIFNEN
- a CDS encoding helicase HerA-like domain-containing protein codes for the protein MSQQEKFFEYINSGYTTKGDFINLGAAMLGEQAITNAFVKVPLKTLNRHGLIAGATGTGKTKTLQVLAENLSDKGIPVLLMDVKGDLSGLAQPSTGNPKIDERHKIIGFPFEAKKFPVEILTISKQNGTRIRATISEFGPVLLSRILDLSEAQEGIMAIIFKYCDDHKLPLLDLKDFKKVLQFITNEGKEELEAEYGRISTSSTGAILRKIIEIEHQGGDLFFGEKSFEVDDLTRVDENGRGIISVLRLTDIQDKPKLFSTFMLQLLAEVYQTFPEQGDSDRPELIIFIDEAHLVFEEATKALLNQIESVVKLIRSKGIGLYFVTQNPNDVPEDILAQLGLKIQHSLRAFTAKDRKAIKLAAENYPNSEYYNTSEVLTQLGIGEAFVSVLNEKGIPTPLARTLLRAPMSRMDVLTDKELAEVINNSKIIHKYNQEIDRESAYELLNNKIESSILAAEKAKREEEFQKEREKFEKEKAKQASKPTTRRSTAQDPLVKVLTSATFVRAVFGVLGKLMK